Below is a genomic region from Patagioenas fasciata isolate bPatFas1 chromosome 5, bPatFas1.hap1, whole genome shotgun sequence.
GcacggcagctgctgcagcctgcgGCACCCTGGGCCCAGCCAGGCAGAGCCCAGACCCAGCAAGCAACAGCGCGTTGGGTTTAGCACCAGCCTCGTGcagcccttcccgcagggcacgggAAGAGACACCATCGCCTGGGGTGACGGGAGAGAGGAGCAGAGACCCCCACACAGCCCAgccaggtgctgctggctggtGACTGTCTGCAGAACAGGGGGATCTGACACCCGGCCTCCGCGCCGCCCGCGGTGCCGCTGTCGCTAGCCGAACCGCGGCACGAGCCCCAAGGCCACCGCAGCTTTGCTGCCCGCAGGGCTGCGTGTGCACAGCTCACCGCGAGCGCGCTGTCAGCCGAGTGCGGCCGTGCCACCCGCACGCCTGCTCACAGGACAGTCAAGGACATTCCTGGAACGCAGAGCACCATGAACACTGCGTGCCACAACAGGAACGTTCGGAACCACTGCAGGGGGATGGAGAACAAAAGGCTCCTCTCGCCAGACAGAGAATTTGGGTGTCTGATGCACTTACCCAGCACGTGGTTCGTCACCAGCAGCAGCCCTGTGCCCACGCGTGTTGTGCCAGGGGCCTGTCTGCACCCGCGTGGTCCACAGCTCAGCGAGGCAGTCACCACACCAAGCAGCCCAAAGCTCGGCTGCCGCCTTACCTTCTCGTCATTCTGTAGAATCTTCTGCTCCATccgctttttcttctcctcttccatcTGTTCCACGCGCTCCCGGGCCTGCAGTGCCTTCCTCAGGCGCTCCTCCCTCTTCCTGGGCCGCGTGTGCGAGAAGGGCTGGTGAGCTTTGCCTGCGCCAGCGCCGAGGCTGGCGGGGAACGGGGACTTGCCACGGTCATTGGGGAGAACAGCGATTTGGCTGGACTCGGTTTGGCTGAGCTCGGCCTCAGCTCTGGATCAAGCTGGGCCACCTGCAGGTGCTTTGCAGCCGCGAGCTCAGGGTGCCCAGCAGCACCACCCGCTAAGTGCTCCTTCGAGCGGGAGGCACAGGGCTGGCATGGCCGCGCTGTCACCCGGCAGGGAAGGCGTCCCAGGAAACGCTGTGCCCGCCAGGGACAGAGCAGGGGTAAGGGACCCTACTCACTGCTTCATTTCCGCCTGCCGccgcctcttctcctcctccactttctttctcctctgctccTCAGCCTCCTGCTTCTTCCTGAGGCTTTCCAGCCTCTGCCGCTCCCTCTCCTGGAGGGGGATGAGTTCAGACTGTGCCGGTTGCCGGGGCCTGTTCCCGCCCTCCGGCTGCCTCGCGCAGGCAGCAGCGGCTCGGCTGCACAAAGCCACCGTCACTCAGTCACCCACACACCGGGATGGGACGTGAATAGTCGGGAAGAAACAATGCAGGTTTGGGAACAGTGCTTATTCAGCTAACAAGAGCAGAAGAGCCACGGGCACAGGAGGGAGACACCTCAGTCCCCCAGCTGCGGAGGACGCGCTGAGGCGGGGAGCAGCGCCCCGCACTCCCGCCCCAGCAAACACTGCTCGCCCGGGACAGCGGCACCGACACCGGCAGCTGCGGGACGGGGACAGGGGCACGGTGCAAGCTGTGCTGCTCAGAGGCCAAAGGGTTTGTGAGcaggccccagccccagcagaacACACCTGCAGAGATCCTGCCACCTCACCGCTGCTGTGCCCAGCGTGCTCGTGTGGACAGAGGCTGCGGTGCCCGAGAGGCAGGAGGCGCAGCCGTTAGCATTCAGCCCCCACTGCTGAGGGTGTCGTTACTTACAACAAAGTCTCCCTGCAGAGAAGAGACATTAAAAAATGATTAAGGGTTTGGAAGTGCCACTAGAACCCCCTTTCAGCGCACACCAACCCTGTTGTCAGCTGCGATTCCCCAGCAGCGCGCAGCAGGGACCCCTGCCCGGTCCCACGCTGCCCGTGGCTCTAGCCCTGCAGCAGCCGCCACACACGACACGGGGCAGATCCTCGCTGCAGACAAACGCTTCCCACTTCCCTGCGGATCAGCAGCCTCGGAATATTCAATGTTTCTGCTGACTACAGAGCGAGCAGCCGCGGTTTCTCTGCACATGAGGATGGCCTGAGGATTGGAGCCCCAGCCAAAAGCCGTGTGTGTGGACAGGTGACACCAACAACACCAACCAGCTCCCCTTTTCTGGGGAGCCTGAGGGAGGGCGGCGAGGCCAGTTTGCTGCAGGGACCTGCACTGATCCTTGCCAGCAGACAGAACCAGGAACATGTGTGTGCTCTCCTAAGCAAACAGTCCCTCCTGTCGCTCCCCGGAGCGGATCCCCTCCTGCAGCCCTGCGCGCGCAGCTGGACCGACGCACCTTCACATTGGGTCGGGTGGGAGTGCTGCACTTGATGAGGCTCTTTATGACACCCCCGTGTCCCGTGGGCCCCGGGCTCGTGAGCAGCTGGTTCCGCTGTACAGCCTGCAGGAAGGTTTTCAGTGGTCTGACAACCTAGGGGCAGAAGATGGAGGGAAATCAGTACCCACCAGGGTAGGGAGGCAGAGAGAGGCAGGAAGGGCCGTGGTGCCCGCTCACCTTGCtagcagaagaggaggaaggtggcaTCCGGTTTTCTGAATTCATCTGCTTGTCATCCGAAGGGGAAAGGGTCTGACCCCCCACCTGCTGCCCGCTCCATAGGGCGCCCACCGCTTGTTTACTCCTCACCCTGGTGGCACAAGCAAGAGGCACATTAGGCGACCACAGTGCTTCCCAGTCCTGCCAGAAGCGTTTCCTGCTGCTCCCCACTGCCCACAGGTCAGTTGCCCGCTCGTGCTGCCTTCCGAAACCGCTCCCAGACCAGCCCTCGGGAGCCGCTCGCGCACACCTGAGCGCGAAGTAACCGCGCCACCCCAGCCACCTCCGCTGATCTGTGTGTGAACTCCCGTCTGCTCCCCAGGCCAGACCTGGGCCCCGGACCCAAACAGGGCTCAAAGAGTCACAAGGAACTCCCAGGAGACAAGACCTGGCCAAACAAGGTCTCAAAACTACACTGGAAGCAGGGAGAAAGGTAGGGAAACAAACACCCAAAGCTGCTTAAACAAATTACTGAGAAGTTCAAGTCCAGTTTTTCCAATACCCCTGGCTTGTTCCTCCTCCTTGCCAAAGTCTCATACCAGACACGTGAAGGATTCTCCTGGGCCTTGGCACAAGGGGTTTGTTCCTGGTTCTTGTTCGGGCCTTCGCTGTCTGGATTTAGAGGGGTTCCTGTGGAGAAACCTGCAGTTAGCACCATGTGCAAGGCGTCCCACAGGGTCCTGACAAAGAGCCCAAGTCTCTCCCCATAAATCCTCACACCATGTAAACCCAGAGGAAAGGGATGTCAAGGCACTTTAAGACAATGTCACACCAGTGGAAGAGCCAGGTCTAAGAGCAATCTCTTCCAAAGCATCCCTGCTCACTCATTACACAGACTGAAGCTGGACAGGACAGCATTTGTCTCAAGGCTTGGACACACACGATGTCCCTGCTTGTCTAATTGCACAACTCACCTCTTCAGGAGAGAAGAAGTTTATGTGAAAAATTATTCTGACTGGTCAGAGGTGGTTTTGTTTCAACAACAAACCCTCACACTCCCCGGTCTGTGTGTCCTTGGGGCTTCACGCAAGAAAACAAGAGCGACTCGAAGTTACCTTCGCTgttccctgcctgctgctcaagagGGGGCGAGCGCTCCGCAGGGGGGCTGGCAGCTTCCGCGCCTCCGCTGGGAACGAGGACGTCCCTGGGAGCCTGCGGGAGACGGAAACGCTCTCTTAGCGCGGTGCTCCAGAGAACACGGCTGCCATGGCCAGTCCCTTCCAGCTGCCACAGCCCCAGCGGCTGGGAAAGCGCATCAGCTCCAACTGCCCCGATGGTGCAGCTGGGGCCAGccgtgcgagaggctgggacagcgCCGTGCCCAGCCGGCAGCTGAGGGGGGCTGGCTGCCGGGGGCGGCCGAGCTCCTCCGCACGCTCCGTCCTGCGCAGGCTGCGTCCAGGCACAGAGCGGCTCTCTCGCAGGAGCCAGCCCAGCCGCCGCAGAACAGCTCTGTGCGCTTCGCCAGCCTCGGCCACCTCCCCTGCGCCCAGCGGCAACGCTCAGCAAGAGGAAGTGCAGACACGTTGTACCTCAGAACTCACCTTTTCACTTGCGGGACTCAGTTCCACTCCAGGTCTGTAAAAGAAGAGCTACTGAAAATACTTTGACTCTGAATAATGAATTACAGGCGATAAAACCAACATTACTTGGAagctgggtccatctttttgaaacacctgaaCGACGGAGCCAGCAGGTGGAACCCCAGGCACAGAGCAGATAACCTCAAGCCCATGCAAAGGCACAGGCCCGGCTCAGCCAGGCCCCGCTCAGCCAGGCCAGGCAGAGGGGAGCTGACAGTTCCGACGGGCCGTTCCACCGCGAGACTGAACCCCACCCTGACGAGATCCGTCCCTTCTGCAGAACTGGCCCGCAGCAGGTAAGGCAGAAGCTCTGTGAGCCTTAGGCCGAGTTTTACCTCGCAGGTCAGCCCACAGCTGACCGCCCCCAGCACCCCGAGGCGTTCGGAGGTTGGTCCCAGCCAGGCACCGCAGACACGGCTCGTGCGGCAGCCGCACAGACCCCCCACTGTGATCAGCCCCACCGTGCCCCAGTCGCGCTTCTGGAAAGGGCTGTGCCTCAGCAGCGCAGAGTGGGACACCAGCCAGCCCCTGCTGACACCACCACTCCAGCAACCTGTTACAAAACCAGCCCTACATCCGGAACAGAAAGCGACCCATATCACTCCCTCACACAGTTTTCCGGGGTTTCCTCCTGCCCGCTTCACACGGTGGCCTCACCTTGTGCTGCTGGTCGCATCTTCTTCCACAAAAACCTCCAAGGAGCTTCGACCTacaagagaaaaacatcagcTGGCTTGGGGAATCCGCTCTGCAGCTCCCCGCAGCACGTCCGTGGCAGCGCCCAGGTCTGCGCGCAGCTCTCCCCCCGGGAGCAGACGCTGCTCGTCTCCGCGCCCCACACCAGCACCGGCACCTCCCTCGGCGCCACCGGCAGCCGCTGTGTGCTGGGATGGCAGAGCCGAGCAGCAGCTCCCGCGGCACAGCCAGCGCTGCCCACGCACGGCTCCAGCTCCCGGCGCGGCTGGAGGCGAGGGGGGATTGCAGCTGATCCCACTGCCGCACAACACCCAGCTGGGAGCGTTGTAGCAAGTGTCTGGGTACAGGGTGACTCAAAGCTGGCAGCACTTAGTACCAAAGGCCTCGGAGCTTTATCAGAAGCCTGTCTGACTTCACAAGCAATGACTTTAGAAAGCCCAAACAGCAAAACCTTCCCAGGAGCAGTGGGAACGGAGGATGAGGAGTTCAACACTACGGGGAACAGCCTGGATCtctgcctctcctcccctctGATGACTGTGCTATTTGGTTCTCAGTCCAGCCGCTCTTTATCTTCACCCAAGAAGCATTTAAGTTCCTCTGCCGAGCTCAGCCAGATTTCAGGGGCGGGGACACCGGGTTCCTATCGATAGTCTGGGGCCGGCAGAAGGTGCTTCACCTAAAGCCCCTCCCCAGGGAATGCAACAGCCTCTTCTGACCTGCCAAAGCGCACACATGGCCAGACCTGGCCAGGCTGTGTTCCGCCTTGTGCTCGTGGTTTTTTGCCCATCCACAACCCATGCAagccccctgcagcccctgtACCCAGCAGAGCTTCCATCACTGTAGCAAAACACGGCCCCAGACCCGCTCTGACAGATGGGACCCACAGTTTGCACCCCACAGGTCCATCAACAGGAGACCAAGGGACCAGAGACAGAGTTAACACTGATGAGCGGCTCCACAGCCGcccggtcccctcccgaagtggGCGGCTGATTTAGCCAGAGGAGCAAAAGCTGGTCTAGCCAGAGGGAGGTGCCAGGGCTGGAAGGCACTTACGGCTCACTCTGCAGGCAGAGGGCGACCGTCCCGCCGCTGCCTTCCTCGAGCGGGCCCTGCCGATGGACCTGCAGGCCACGCTCTCCCTCTTCCTGGCCAGGGAGGATCTGACTGACAAGGACGCCCTGCGGCTCTTGTGGGGGACACCCACTGAGCTCCGGCGCCCAGAGCGACGCTGCGGTCTGGATCTTGCTGTAGGAATTTCGCTGTCTGAGTCCTGGAGAAGCAGCTTCTCGAGGCCTGGAGCAGACTGATCTCCTGGGAGCACGTCAGGATCTCCATTTCCAGCAGCCCTGGGCGGGGAGGTATCTGCTCTCCTTTCCGGGACCTCCTGGTCCCTCGCTGTCTGGCCGGCTGGGAGCGCGGTGACAGCGCACGCATCGGTGACAGCACACGCATCGTGCGGCTCCGCGGCTGCATCCCCCGTGGCACCGCGGCTGCTGGCGCCCCAAGGGCCGTCCTGACACCCCGTCCTGGCCACGGCAGCTCCTGCCTCCGCCGGACATTCCCCAGGCGGTGCCGGGAGCTCGGCTCTAGCACCAGCCTGAGAACCCACCGCACcgcggctctggggctgctccttGCTGTGGCACCTCTGGGAACCAGGCTTGGAAGACACTGGCTtgaggctgctcctcctcctggaCAACCTGAAAGGGAAACAGTTTCAAATGAAGTGATGAAGAAGCTTCCTGCTCCCAAACGATTTTTAGAGAAAAAAGCAGACAAGCTTTAAAGTGAGCCTGCAGGCTCCATCCCTCCGCCAGCGCCCTCGCCAGCCATCGCTTATCCCCGTGCAGCAGGAGCTGAACCTTGACTTCTCGGCTTCTGCTCTGACCCTAAGCAAGAAGAGCTACGTTTTGCTAGAATTAGCAAAAAAAACCTGCTGATTAGGAAATGCATAACTAACAAtagaatgagaaataagttttaaTACATAGGGAGAAAAACAGAGTAAGGGAAACAATGGCCTGACCCCGCAGGATGGAGCGTGAGCACGAGCTTCCTGTTGACAAGTGACCAACCGGGCGCTTTGTTGCATCAGCAGATCTTCTTCAAAATTAAGTTTGAGTAAAGGAAAATATACGCAAGACTCGTCTTCTTAGCGGAGCAAACCGCTGCCACCTGGGTGCTATCAGTGTGGCTcaagagctctccctgcccagaGCTGCAGTGTCCTCTCCTCCCGCTGCCCCGCACCACGCACACGTACGACCCTCCCACGCGCCCTCACCGTCCTGGCCGCTCCCTCCACGTCTGGTTTCTGACAGCCCTTCTGTCCTAACCCTTCCCATCCATCCCCTGTGGGTTTTCACCACGGTTATAAAATTTAAGCTCCTTGACACACAAACCATTTACTGACGAGGTTTGGGTCACAGCACAGCAGCCGCCGCTGTGCCCACCCGCAGGTCTCTGATGGGTCACCTTCGCTCCTCACTGACCGCAGCACGGTGACGAGCACCACACACAGTTAACTCCGACCCTGCACCGTCCCGCCTTGGCATCTCTGTGCAGGCAACCGATGTCTACTTAGGACTAGTTTTAACAACCTCAGGTACAGTCAGTTCTACGCAAATCACTTGGAATCTGCAGCTCAGTTTCACTGCTAACCCCTTGGAGCCTTCCTGCCGGTTCAAACGCCCCCGCAGACGCGGCAGCCCCCGTGGACACGGCGCCAGGTCCCACCTGCAGGTCCCCTGGGCGCCAGCACAAAGGTTTAGGGAACCAACACCAGTAGCAACCTCAGGCCAGAAATTGCTGGAACAAAGTCAAATCAagcaaaccccaaatccaaatagagaagaaaatggaATATTTATTAGTCTTTGTttctaacaagaaaaaaagaaaaaacaaaaacaaaggtgAAGGAGACCCGCCAACTTTCTCCCAAACTTTGACAAGAATCAAAGTGACTGATCTTGACATGCACTTTTAAGTGTATTTGCTAACTCAGGGAACAAGCAGCTCTTCTTGCACACATGGAAACCGCTACTATTTCGTTCCCCTCTCCACCATCCCGCGGCAGAGCCGGGGCAAACGGCCtcacccacctcctcctgccgGGCTCCCTGTGCTCGTCCCGCGGGCAGGCCGACTGCCGCTTCCTGGGGCGCCGCCGCTGCGACGGCGTCTTGGGCATCAGCTCGGGCTCGGCCCCGAAGTTGCTGCGGAGCAGACAGACCCAGAGGTTGATTCCCTGCGCCGCCAGACCCTGCCACACAACCAAAGCGCTCACGGGACGCGAGGAGCGTGGGGTGAGAAGCGAGGGAGTGCGGCGAGCAGCCACCGGCGCCGCGGCCCGAACGCGCCGGGAAGAGCCCAGCACCCGCCAGGCCTCGCACGGGTGCCGCGGCTGGGCCCACCGAGCCCCGCTCCCCAGCGCCCGCACCTGTGGAGCAGCCGCAGGCCCTGCTCCTCCGCCTCCCGCAGCCAGGCCAGCCGCTTGTGCTGCGCGTCCTGGACGAAGCGGTCGAGCCGCTGCCCGCACACCTGCAGCAGCTGCGTGGGGCCGGCGGCCGCCGCCATGGCCCCGCCGGAGACGGGCGGCCCACAGGTCGGGGAAGCGCTACCGGACACGGGGCCGAGGGCAGGCGCCGGCTCGGTGCCGCACCGGGCAGGCACCAGGCACCAGGCACAAGCCACCGGCGCCCCGCGGCGCGCACCCCGCGCAGCCTCGTCCGGCTCAGCCCAGGCCCCACTCGGACACGGCGCCGCCTCTCCCGCGCCCTCACACGCGCCGCGTCCCGCTCCCGCCCCAGATCATCCCAGCCGCGGCCAATCACAGCGCGCTTCTCCCAAGGTACGGTCTTTCACTGGCCACTGCCCACATCCATCACTCCTCGCCGTTAAAGCCCCGCGGCCTATTTGCCTGCCCCCTCAAGCCCCGCCTTCCGAGCCGAGTCCTCCGCGGCCACAGAGAAGAGCGAGCAGAGAGGAGGGCGTTTTGTGCGCTCCCGTGTCACCTCGCAGCCAATGGGGACGGTGGGCCGGAGAGCGGCGCGGCGGTGATAGGCTGGCGCGGCGGTGACGTCCCGGAGCGGAAGGCGGGCGTTAGGTTTGAATTGCAGGCGCGGGCGGTTGGGCCGGGGCGCgatggcggcggtggcggcgatGGCGGCGATGGCGGCGCTGCCGGCCGAGGTGAACCGGCGGCTGGCGCAGGTCCTGCGGGAGGTGGACGACACCGACCTGCTGTGGCTGCAGGAGATCCGCGAGCTGGCGGACCAGATGTTCAGCAGGTACCGACCCGCCGCCCGCGCCGGGCCCCGCGCCGGCCGCCGCCCGCGCTGACCcgcccctctccttccccccgcAGCCACTGCAACAACGAGCCCGAGCTGATACCCAAGACGCCGTCGCAGAAGAAGCGGCAGCGGAGGAGGCGGCTTTCGACCCTGCAGGACGAGCAGCACGGGCCGTGCAGGAAGAGGtgggcccggggcgggggggccgggccgggcggccggGCCCGGGGCGCCCGCAGCGGGGGGGAACTGCGGGGCCGGAGGGGTCCGCCGGGAAGGGCTCCGCTCGGGGCTGATCTCCTGCCCACGGCGTGTGCCGCCCCGCGCATCGCGCCGGCGAAGGCCCGGTAACCGTCAGGTGTCTGTTTCATCTTTCTCCCGCTGTCTGTTCCGCTCCGGAGCGACGCTGCTCGTTAGCTCCTTTCTGCATTAGCCGCCCTTCTTAGCCCGGTGCGCGCTGAGCTCTTGGAGCAGCACATCCCACCTGATTTCTCTTTGTTTCTCCGTGTGTTCCTGTTCGTGTGTGGAAGAACTTTGGGCCACACGCTGCCCCAGCGCGGGTGGACAGAACAGTGCGGGGCTGTCCCACACGCACCCCACGAGTGAGGAACTAGACCTGCTATTTCTGCTTACTGTGTTTCCAGGCACGGATCTGCCAGGGAACTGGTTTGTTAGGAGGTCTGGTCTGATCCTGAAGCCAGTTCTAGTCTAATGTGTAATTCCTATTGCTAGATTATCTAGGAAGAGGAGCAGCCGCCTCAAACTTGTACCCTCCAGGCAACATTCTCAAGAACTCCACAATAAAGAAAGCCTGGAACTCCTCAGGGCTGCGCTCAAAGACGCCTCTCCACCTCAGCGTGTCACAAGATCCCAGGCTGCTGCATCGGCTAAACGCTCAGAGGCTGTTCCTGAGACCCCTCTTGTGCTGCAAGCAGAAGGGAAGATTCCTGTAATAGAAATTCAAGTCAGCGATCGCACTAGCGCGGAGCTGCACCTCCAGAAGAGCAAAGCTAAACCAGCAGAGCTCTCCTCGGCCGTCCTGAGCTCTGGTGATGATTCTCCCACGAAAGGCCGGGCTGTCAAATCACCACCTGCGCCTGCAGCCCCTGAGCCTGTGGTCCCTCAGACCCCCGAGGCCAACGGTGCGGGAGAAAGCGAAGCTGTGTCCAGGCAGAAGACAGCAAAGGCAGCTGATGCTACCGTCATTTTAAGCGATGAGCCTGGGCTGGAGGTGGCGGATGACGCTGCTCAGGTGGAAGAGGCAGCTGACAAGGAGCCGTCCCAGCGCCTACGGGACAGCCCAGGGACTCCGACGGGCTCCAGGCTGAGCCGCCGCTCCGTGCGCAGGAGTCTGATGGGCAAAACGTCCCTGACTCGCAGAACATCCTTGGCAGAGAAATACTCACTTGCCAGCAAGAGGAGAAGCATGACCCGGAGATCTGCTGCCAGCACGCAGGTCAAGAAGGCAGCTCGAAAGTCATCTGTGTCCTCCAGTCCCACAGACGGTGAGTTTGAATGTCACCCCGCGAGTTTGCTTTGTGCCTTCTTGCTCTTTGTGTTGATCACCTGCATTTTGCTGCTGAGGGAGAAGGTTCTGGGCTGGCTGTGCGGTTtggtgcagagctgggctgggctggacaaGCTGCTGTCAGGCCTGGCTGTTCTGACTGACGTGCTAGAGACCGGCGTGAACGGAGCAGCCCAGGCAACCACGCTGGTTCGTGGCCTGGTAAATTAACAGCCTTAATTAACGTCTCGTGAGCTGCGGGGCGAGCGTGCGCAGCTCAGGACGAGGCTGGGATGCAGGCGTTGGATTTGGAGCGGGAGAGCCCAGGGATGGATGTATTTGATGTTGAGGATGGACTGGCTCTTCTGCACAGCA
It encodes:
- the LOC136101789 gene encoding inner centromere protein-like isoform X2, which produces MAAAAGPTQLLQVCGQRLDRFVQDAQHKRLAWLREAEEQGLRLLHSNFGAEPELMPKTPSQRRRPRKRQSACPRDEHREPGRRRLSRRRSSLKPVSSKPGSQRCHSKEQPQSRGAVGSQAGARAELPAPPGECPAEAGAAVARTGCQDGPWGASSRGATGDAAAEPHDACAVTDACAVTALPAGQTARDQEVPERRADTSPPRAAGNGDPDVLPGDQSAPGLEKLLLQDSDSEIPTARSRPQRRSGRRSSVGVPHKSRRASLSVRSSLARKRESVACRSIGRARSRKAAAGRSPSACRVSRRSSLEVFVEEDATSSTRPGVELSPASEKAPRDVLVPSGGAEAASPPAERSPPLEQQAGNSEGTPLNPDSEGPNKNQEQTPCAKAQENPSRVWVRSKQAVGALWSGQQVGGQTLSPSDDKQMNSENRMPPSSSSASKVVRPLKTFLQAVQRNQLLTSPGPTGHGGVIKSLIKCSTPTRPNVKERERQRLESLRKKQEAEEQRRKKVEEEKRRRQAEMKQKREERLRKALQARERVEQMEEEKKKRMEQKILQNDEKVREEKVAEERSKKKLSKKQGEADAWKQKVLGAGEDELEQQEPLQNRREDGVKEKGKKVLELKNLVEQQQTEQMGERDRRQQGKEKTPQPQAVSAAFAEKNIKEAESPRELRQLLGQERRAQHPESIAVACNPWLRALKEKDGLREPQQQPAEEKKTKPAEALAASGTRLGKAAKPLRPGSWRGRGEAAQSQSRVQVLPANSSPVAHRLLPAGHLLWLTSELWRVETTSAVKPERASAVGPCALRQSI
- the LOC136101789 gene encoding inner centromere protein-like isoform X1; protein product: MAAAAGPTQLLQVCGQRLDRFVQDAQHKRLAWLREAEEQGLRLLHSNFGAEPELMPKTPSQRRRPRKRQSACPRDEHREPGRRRLSRRRSSLKPVSSKPGSQRCHSKEQPQSRGAVGSQAGARAELPAPPGECPAEAGAAVARTGCQDGPWGASSRGATGDAAAEPHDACAVTDACAVTALPAGQTARDQEVPERRADTSPPRAAGNGDPDVLPGDQSAPGLEKLLLQDSDSEIPTARSRPQRRSGRRSSVGVPHKSRRASLSVRSSLARKRESVACRSIGRARSRKAAAGRSPSACRVSRRSSLEVFVEEDATSSTRPGVELSPASEKAPRDVLVPSGGAEAASPPAERSPPLEQQAGNSEGTPLNPDSEGPNKNQEQTPCAKAQENPSRVWVRSKQAVGALWSGQQVGGQTLSPSDDKQMNSENRMPPSSSSASKVVRPLKTFLQAVQRNQLLTSPGPTGHGGVIKSLIKCSTPTRPNVKERERQRLESLRKKQEAEEQRRKKVEEEKRRRQAEMKQKREERLRKALQARERVEQMEEEKKKRMEQKILQNDEKVREEKVAEERSKKKLSKKQGEADAWKQKVLGAGEDELEQQEPLQNRREDGVKEKGKKVLELKNLVEQQQTEQMGERDRRQQGKEKTPQPQAVSAAFAEKNIKEAESPRELRQLLGQERRAQHPESIAVACNPWLRALKEKDGLREPQQQPAEEKKTKPAEALAASGTRLGKAAKKSSSTSQLQPLKATQGSRALTANKNNYGMDLRSDDSTDDENEPRKPVPAWAAGAQLQQAVSHQYHHPVNLQRLFGLVTSPRLESIFGKRKPRYFKRTSSAVWHSPPVPKCTRCPCCNFKK
- the LOC136101789 gene encoding inner centromere protein-like isoform X3, with amino-acid sequence MAAAAGPTQLLQVCGQRLDRFVQDAQHKRLAWLREAEEQGLRLLHSNFGAEPELMPKTPSQRRRPRKRQSACPRDEHREPGRRRLSRRRSSLKPVSSKPGSQRCHSKEQPQSRGAVGSQAGARAELPAPPGECPAEAGAAVARTGCQDGPWGASSRGATGDAAAEPHDACAVTDACAVTALPAGQTARDQEVPERRADTSPPRAAGNGDPDVLPGDQSAPGLEKLLLQDSDSEIPTARSRPQRRSGRRSSVGVPHKSRRASLSVRSSLARKRESVACRSIGRARSRKAAAGRSPSACRVSRRSSLEVFVEEDATSSTRPGVELSPASEKAPRDVLVPSGGAEAASPPAERSPPLEQQAGNSEGTPLNPDSEGPNKNQEQTPCAKAQENPSRVWVRSKQAVGALWSGQQVGGQTLSPSDDKQMNSENRMPPSSSSASKVVRPLKTFLQAVQRNQLLTSPGPTGHGGVIKSLIKCSTPTRPNVKERERQRLESLRKKQEAEEQRRKKVEEEKRRRQAEMKQKREERLRKALQARERVEQMEEEKKKRMEQKILQNDEKVREEKVAEERSKKKLSKKQGEADAWKQKVLGAGEDELEQQEPLQNRREDGVKEKGKKVLELKNLVEQQQTEQMGERDRRQQGKEKTPQPQAVSAAFAEKNIKEAESPRELRQLLGQERRAQHPESIAVACNPWLRALKEKDGLREPQQQPAEEKKTKPAEALAASGTRLGKAAKSIAAEHSRGKRFKGVIQSLGPVAGCVRVDFCLLCPI